TGGCCTTGGGCTTCAAGGTATTCATAGATGGATTCAAAACTTCCCATATCCGACCACTGAAACTGGGCAGGCACGACTTTGACCTTTTTACTTTGCTCCATCACCGCATAGTCAACGGATATGGATGGAATTTGAAGGGAAAGTTCGAGCTCAAGTTTTCCTTCCTTCGATCCTTCCCATGCGATTTTAGAAGCCGCATATAATTCAGGTTCAAAAGATTTCAATTCTTCCAAATACACTCCAGCCTGAAAGCAGAACATGCCTGAATTCCAGTAAAAATTTCCTTTTTCGATAAAGCTTTGGGCAGTTTCAAAATCAGGTTTTTCCCGGAAGCTCAACACTTCCTCTCCCTGAAATTCAATGTATCCAAAGCCTGTTTCCGGGTGGGTGGGCTTTAAACCAAAGGTGACCAAGAATCCTTGTTTGGCGAGCTGAATAGCTCTATAAACTGCTGCAGCATAGGTTCCATCCGCATGAATCAAATGATCCGAGGGAGTGACAAATAGAATGTCTTCCGGTTGGAGGGCAAAAGCAGCAAAAGCAATTGCTGCGGCGGTATTTCGAGGGCAAGCCTCAATGATTTCCTGAAACTCTTGAATTCCTGCCCCATCAAGGTCCTTTCGGGAAAGATGGTAATTGTCTGCATTTCCTACCACCAGAATCTGATCACAGAATTCCTGATTCCGAATAGCGGTTCGCTGAAAAAGCGTTTTTCCTTCAAAAATAGGCAGGTATTGCTTTGGTCTAGCTTTCCTGGACAAGGGCCAAAGTCGGGAACCTACTCCCCCCGATAAAATTACATTGACTATTTTCATGCGTTTACCCTTGATTAAAAATGAAGATTTGGATTGAGCTGAGAAGATTAATGGTTATTGGTTATTGGTTATTGGTTATTGGTTATTGGTTATTGGTTATTGGTTAAGTTAATCTTTTAGAAAAAGCACTTTTTATTAGACCAAAGTTTGGTAGTGCATCAGGGTTTCTTGGGCCATTTTTTTCCAGGAAAACCGTTTGGTTTGGGCATATCCTTTTTCAATCAAGTCATTACGGAGTTCTGTATCCCAAGCAATCTTTTCCAGTTGGGTTTTCATTTCCTCCACATTTAAGGGATCAAAAGTCAAGGCTGCATCCCCTACTACTTCTGGGAGAGAACTGCTATTGCTACAAACTACCGGGCAACCGTAAGCCATTGCTTCCAAGGGAGGAATTCCAAATCCCTCATAAATAGACGGATAGACAAAGGCATGGGCTTTCTTATAGAAACCTGCAAGCAAGGGGTCATCCGCTTTAACGTGCCTCACTTGATCTTCCCGAAGGTTTAAATCCCTAAAGAGTTGTTTTTCTTCTTGGGAAAACCCGAAGTTGGCAATCGAAACAATGTCAAACTCACGCTTCAGGTCTGCCGATGCGGCAAAAGCCTGA
Above is a window of Algoriphagus sanaruensis DNA encoding:
- a CDS encoding mannose-1-phosphate guanylyltransferase; translated protein: MKIVNVILSGGVGSRLWPLSRKARPKQYLPIFEGKTLFQRTAIRNQEFCDQILVVGNADNYHLSRKDLDGAGIQEFQEIIEACPRNTAAAIAFAAFALQPEDILFVTPSDHLIHADGTYAAAVYRAIQLAKQGFLVTFGLKPTHPETGFGYIEFQGEEVLSFREKPDFETAQSFIEKGNFYWNSGMFCFQAGVYLEELKSFEPELYAASKIAWEGSKEGKLELELSLQIPSISVDYAVMEQSKKVKVVPAQFQWSDMGSFESIYEYLEAQGHPKDENGNMVIGTPVHTEFTGMKNTLLIQTEDAILVLQREKAQDVKKVYERLEKEKPDLI